A stretch of DNA from Chloroflexota bacterium:
CGACGGCGGGGTCCAGGAGCGCGTCGCGGAGCTGGATGCGGAGGATCTCCGCGCGCTCCGATTCGGTCGGCAGGTCGAGCAGCAAGTGGACGCCGAAGCGCCCGGGACGCAGCACGGCCGGGTCCACCATCTCGACGCGGTTCGTCGCGCCCATGACGATCACCTGGCTCGACCGATCGATCGCGTCCAGCTCTGTCAGCAGCTGGTTGACGATTCGTTGGGGCGCGCGCGTCCCCTCGTTTTCGAGGTCGCTCCTCCTGGGCGCCACGGCGTCGAGCTGGTCGAAGAACACGATGCACGGCGCGGCGCGCCGCGCGAGGTTGAACAGATCGCGGACGGCCTCCTCGCTCTCGCCGAACCACTGACTGAACAGCTCGGGACCCTGGATCGAGATCAGGTTGGCGCCCGTTTCGCGCGCGATGGCGTTGGCGAGCAGCGTCTTCCCGGTCCCCGGCGGGCCGTGCAGCAGGAGGCCCACGCTCGTGCTGAGGCCGAGGCGCGTGAAGTGGTCAGGGTGCTCCAGGGGACGCTGGATGAGCTCGCACACGCGGCGCTTCGCGTCCCAGAGACCGCCCACGTCGGCGAGCGTCACCGATGGGTACGACAGGATGGATTCGCGCAGCGATGCGGGCCGCATCTGGCGGAGGGCGCCGAAGAGGTCATCCGCGGTGACCACGAGATCGCCGACGGAAGGAATCGCCGACGGGCTCGCGGCGAGCTGCCCGATCTGGCCCGGCTGATCGATGAAGGCGCTGGCCGAGCGGCGCAGCGCCGCGAGCCCCGCCTCGCGCGCCAACTCCATGAGGTCCGCGCCGACGAAACCGTACGCTCGCCGCGCCACTTCCGGGAGCGCGGCGATGGCGTCGTCGGCGAGCGGCATCTCCCGGGTGTGCACGCGGAGGATCTCTTCGCGGCCCCGAATGTCGGGCGAAGGAAAATAGATCTCGCGGTCGAAGCGTCCTGCCCGCCGCAGAGCGGGATCGATCGCCTCGATCCGGTTCGTGGTGCCGATGACCATCACCCCTTCGGCGCGCTTCAGCCCATCCATCAAAGAGAGGAGCTGCGTCACGGCCCGCGAGTCCGAGAGGGTCGTGGCCGTGCGGCGGGCCGGCGCTATCGCGTCTAGCTCGTCGACGAAGATGATGGATGGCGTCTTGAAGGCGGCCTCGCCGAAGATCCGCCGCAGGTTCTCCTCGGTCTGCCCGCTGAACGTCCCGACGATCTCCGGCCCGTTGATGGAGAAGAACTCCGCATGGATCTCGTTGGCTACGCTCCGCGCCAGCAGCGTCTTCCCCGTGCCTGGCGCGCCAAAGAAGATGACG
This window harbors:
- a CDS encoding AAA family ATPase yields the protein MTLRGLPVGVNAATVDPQPSDFRDARPCAAYVGRDVMEAIGASVGDVVRMTTIRGRTALARIVGEHPGMGAGRHVRFDRFTRQALKVYPHEQVAVERADLGPATEVTLVPAVDISMLHLPNLVPQLKACLAEAQCPVREGMLLYVRLSDAGAGITYDVHAVREGEGIITSGTALYLEFEHDHEHGANSHEHGEGQRAARAETVVDTTFEDVGGLTAQIRAIREFVELPLVFPQVYRQLGITPPRGVIFFGAPGTGKTLLARSVANEIHAEFFSINGPEIVGTFSGQTEENLRRIFGEAAFKTPSIIFVDELDAIAPARRTATTLSDSRAVTQLLSLMDGLKRAEGVMVIGTTNRIEAIDPALRRAGRFDREIYFPSPDIRGREEILRVHTREMPLADDAIAALPEVARRAYGFVGADLMELAREAGLAALRRSASAFIDQPGQIGQLAASPSAIPSVGDLVVTADDLFGALRQMRPASLRESILSYPSVTLADVGGLWDAKRRVCELIQRPLEHPDHFTRLGLSTSVGLLLHGPPGTGKTLLANAIARETGANLISIQGPELFSQWFGESEEAVRDLFNLARRAAPCIVFFDQLDAVAPRRSDLENEGTRAPQRIVNQLLTELDAIDRSSQVIVMGATNRVEMVDPAVLRPGRFGVHLLLDLPTESERAEILRIQLRDALLDPAVDASALADEIAARTSGLSGADLAALCQAAKLHALDAAGYAGEPRLTRADFAAAIPTRDARP